From one Besnoitia besnoiti strain Bb-Ger1 chromosome Unknown contig00084, whole genome shotgun sequence genomic stretch:
- a CDS encoding uncharacterized protein (encoded by transcript BESB_081130) → MIAVHHHPTGLLKTAKSVGFQYPTTLRLFHIGYVLGVIYGFLFSLILTARENYYSDASLISSIVLGVIISETGLFISFFWGVYTTSWTTGLDLEGLCLPDPSSLVLFMTIMLSALSIVVSSVYLKNQHLYTSCTNIMTFTLVVAFLMLVCTEYTDRILVGLAPV, encoded by the coding sequence atgattgcagtacaccaccaccccactggactgcttaagacagctaaaagtgttggatttcaatatcctactacattaagattattccacatcggttatgttctaggcgtaatatatggattcttgttctcactcatcttaacagcgagagaaaactactactcagatgctagtctaatcagtagcatcgtacttggagttatcatctctgagacaggattatttatcagctttttctggggagtatatactacgagttggactactggtttagatcttgaaggtctttgtttaccggatccaagttctcttgtgcttttcatgaccatcatgttaagtgcattaagtatagtggtatccagcgtatatttgaaaaaccaacatttgtatacaagctgtacgaatatcatgacattcactttggtagtcgccttcttaatgttagtctgtacggaatacacggatcggattcttgttggcctggcacctgtttag